Part of the Nitrospinaceae bacterium genome, ATGTGGCGATGGGCGGGACGATGCGTCTGGGCTCCTATCCCGGTATCCTCCGGCCAGGGTCGCTTGCCTCAAGTGTCTACGGCGGGGCCTCCCGCATAGAGGAGCGCCATCGCCATCGATATGAAGTCAATAATGAATACCGGGAGAGTCTTGAGGAGGGGGGCTTGAGATTCTCGGGTCTCTCGCCGGATGAACGGTTGGTAGAGATTATCGAGTTACCTGAGCATCCGTT contains:
- a CDS encoding C26 family cysteine hydrolase domain-containing family (Members of this family of hydrolases with an active site Cys residue belong to MEROPS family C26.) — its product is VEYARNICGLLNANSAEFSEDTPHPVVDFMPGQEDVAMGGTMRLGSYPGILRPGSLASSVYGGASRIEERHRHRYEVNNEYRESLEEGGLRFSGLSPDERLVEIIELPEHPFFIGCQFHPEFKSAPYEPHPLFSEFIAAAKKARGELFN